From one Humulus lupulus chromosome 8, drHumLupu1.1, whole genome shotgun sequence genomic stretch:
- the LOC133795568 gene encoding glycine-rich cell wall structural protein 1-like: protein MGVGVGVVGLGVGLGMGMVVGVGVVGLGVGVGVGLGVGVGVVGVVVGVGLGMGVGVGVGVGVVGVGVGGVGLSVGVGLGMGVGVVGLGVGLGVGVGVGVVGLGVGVGMGVGMVVGVGVVGLGVGVVGMVVGVGLGMGVGVGVVGLGVGVGVGVVGLGVCVVGLGVGVGVGVGVVGLDVGLGDP from the coding sequence ATGGGTGTGGGTGTGGGAGTAGTGGGTTTGGGTGTGGGTTTGGGTATGGGTATGGTTGTGGGTGTGGGTGTAGTGGGTTTGGGTGTGGGTGTGGGTGTGGGTCTGGGTGTGGGTGTGGGTGTTGTGGGTGTGGTTGTGGGTGTGGGTCTGGGTATGGGTGTGGGTGTGGGTGTGGGTGTGGGTGTAGTGGGTGTGGGTGTGGGGGGTGTGGGTCTGAGTGTGGGTGTGGGTCTGGGTATGGGTGTGGGTGTAGTGGGTTTGGGTGTGGGTTTGGGTGTGGGTGTGGGTGTGGGTGTAGTGGGTTTGGGTGTGGGTGTGGGTATGGGTGTGGGTATGGTTGTGGGTGTGGGTGTAGTGGGTTTGGGTGTGGGTGTTGTGGGTATGGTTGTGGGTGTGGGTCTGGGTATGGGTGTGGGTGTGGGTGTAGTGGGTTTGGGTGTGGGTGTGGGTGTGGGTGTGGTGGGTTTGGGTGTGTGTGTTGTGGGTTTGGGTGTGGGTGTGGGTGTGGGTGTGGGTGTGGTGGGTTTGGATGTGGGTTTGGGTGATCCCTGA